One Hevea brasiliensis isolate MT/VB/25A 57/8 chromosome 5, ASM3005281v1, whole genome shotgun sequence genomic region harbors:
- the LOC110661094 gene encoding serine carboxypeptidase-like 45 codes for MKSQLWMIIKAVICIMLMQICGAVGLPSKEDDKIVSLPGQPQVSFQQYAGYIAIDEKQQRALFYYFVEAETEPASKPLVLWLNGGPGCSSVGAGAFSEHGPFRPSGGENLIRNEYSWNKEANILYLESPAGVGFSYSANTSFYNSVNDTITAQDNLKFLQNWFVKFPEYKSRDLFIAGESYAGHYVPQLAKLIVLSGLKFNLKSIALGNPLLDFSTDLNSQGDYYWSHGLISDSTYKLITAICNTSQRVREHISGSSSVACKAVNAQLSKEIPDAIDNYDVTADVCVSYGQSQLRVYNHPLRPRFHFSLFSESLGESPNQAKSAENIDVCVQEKTFMYLNRKDVQEALHAQLVGVSNWSFCSPVLNYDMKNLEIPMIDVVGSLVSSGISVLVYSGDQDSVVPFTGSRSLVNGLAKKLGLNATVTYRPWFQDKQVGGWTQVYGEILTFATIRGGSHMSPSSSPKRSLALFKAFLAGNPLA; via the exons ATGAAATCTCAGTTATGGATGATCATAAAAGCTGTAATTTGCATAATGTTAATGCAAATATGTGGAGCAGTAGGATTACCCTCCAAAGAAGATGATAAAATAGTGAGTTTGCCAGGCCAACCACAGGTGAGTTTCCAGCAATATGCAGGGTACATTGCCATTGATGAAAAACAACAGAGAGCTCTTTTCTATTACTTTGTTGAAGCAGAAACTGAACCTGCTTCAAAGCCTCTCGTTCTCTGGTTAAATGGAG GGCCTGGTTGTTCTTCTGTTGGTGCTGGAGCATTCTCAGAGCATGGACCTTTCAGGCCTAGTGGTGGAGAAAATCTGATCAGAAATGAATACAGTTGGAATAAAG AAGCAAACATACTATACCTGGAATCACCAGCAGGGGTTGGCTTTTCTTATTCTGCTAATACATCTTTTTATAACTCTGTGAACGACACTATCACAG cACAAGACAACCTGAAATTCCTGCAAAATTGGTTTGTCAAGTTTCCTGAGTATAAAAGTAGAGATTTGTTTATCGCTGGGGAAAGCTATGCAG GTCACTATGTACCACAACTTGCAAAGCTAATTGTCCTGTCAGgattaaaattcaatttgaaaagCATAGCT TTAGGAAATCCTCTGCTGGATTTCAGTACAGACTTGAACTCTCAGGGTGATTACTACTGGTCTCATGGGTTGATATCAGATTCTACTTATAAACTTATCACTGCAATTTGCAACACTTCACAGCGCGTCAGAGAGCACATAAGTGGCTCATCTTCAGTTGCTTGTAAAGCTGTGAATGCTCAACTTTCGAAAGAAATTCCTGACGCGATCGACAACTATGATGTCACTGCCGATGTATGTGTATCGTATGGCCAATCACAACTAAGAGTCTACAATCATCCCTTGAGACCAAGGTTTCATTTTTCATTATTCAGTGAATCATTGGGAGAAAGTCCAAATCAAGCT AAATCTGCAGAAAATATAGATGTTTGTGTACAAGAAAAGACTTTTATGTATCTGAACAGGAAGGATGTGCAAGAAGCTCTTCATGCCCAGCTTGTAGGAGTTAGCAATTGGAGTTTCTGCAGCCC GGTGTTGAACTATGACATGAAAAACCTGGAAATACCTATGATTGATGTCGTGGGCTCATTGGTCAGTTCAGGCATCTCAGTTCTAGTGTACAG TGGAGATCAAGATTCAGTTGTTCCATTTACTGGGTCAAGGAGTTTGGTAAATGGTTTGGCAAAGAAGTTGGGATTGAATGCAACTGTGACTTATCGACCTTGGTTTCAAGATAAACAG GTTGGCGGATGGACGCAAGTATATGGAGAGATCCTTACGTTTGCAACTATTAGAGGAGGGTCTCACATGTCACCTTCATCATCGCCCAAGAGATCACTAGCATTATTTAAAGCATTTCTTGCTGGCAATCCACTTGCCTAG